The sequence below is a genomic window from Lolium perenne isolate Kyuss_39 chromosome 4, Kyuss_2.0, whole genome shotgun sequence.
TAGGTTAATTTTATGAAATTGTATATCATATCATGTGTTGAAAATTTTAAAAAGGGTTACCACATGTGTGTGCAGATATGGCAGTGCTTGTGCTGGAGctgaaagtaacaaacaagtaaaaATGTTGCAATGCAATAAGTTGCATGATGCAATTAGAGGCCCACCCTATTTAAGCACACAATACATCACCTAAAATAATTAAATTGCAATCATGCTTCCTGCAACGTCTACACCGTTCCAACACAAATTGACTAAAATCTCATAGTAGAACAAAGTATAGCACCACCAATGTTGAGCGTTTATTAGTAACTGCTCCGTCAGCTGGAGATTAGCGACTAACAAGTGAATCGTCCAATTAATCAGTTAATCAGCGAACCAGCTACCTATCCAGTAGCGACTAAACGGCCTAATCACTAGATTGGGCGGGTTTTTTTTATACTGAGCGCCACGCTAAAACTGTACTAATAAATCAAGTTCCGCACTTTTGAACAACATGCAGCGAACAAGCAAATGCTGCATCGCAATCATTGTATAATGTTATTAAAGTCCTGCCCTATTGAAACACAAAAATACAGAATCTAAGATGACTAAAATACAAAACATGTAACAACCTACACTGTTCCAAAGTAAATACAGACTACTGATTTCAAGGTAAAACAAAGTGTAAAGCATATGGGAATCATACTAACAAATCATGGGGATAAAGTGGTAAATCGGGTTACCTTTCCACAAACTGGGCATGCCTCACTTCTTTCCATCCACTCATAAATACAGCCAAGATGGAAATGATGTGAGCACTGCATTACTATCCTAGGATTCTCTGAAGTATAATCTGCAAATTAGACACGTAATGGTCTATCAGATTATTTGATATGAGAGTACATTTCCACGTAACATGATATAACATAAATTTCTGAAAGTCTTGAGAATCTGTTCATCATCCCTCATGTTTTCACAATGTAGCAATGCGGCATGTATGGAATGTAAGTACAGTAAGATTTGAGTTGCCCAAGAAATAAAATTAGTGCAACATAAGTTAAACATGGAAAAGGTAAAGTGTTCTATTGTCATTTAGTTGTGCAATAAACATAACTAATACTTATTATTTCACTGATGTGCTACTTCCACTCTTGCTTAACACTCTGGAACTAATTAGTTGTGCAAAATTTAGTGCAGACATCTTCCTAATAGGCTAATTTTACTAAAAAGAACTGGTGAACATTACCTTCAAGACATGTTGGGCAGACATCTTCATCTTCAGCAGACGGAGAGAAATAGGTATAGTAATTTCCAGATTCCTTTCGGGAGAGCTTATCCCCATAAGCAGAGCTGCCTCTTTTCATTTTTGTGTCATAATTTGTTTTACTTGGCTTGTCTACTGAACTCATTGTTTCCATTTCCTCATCGAAATCAGCTCTGAGTGGTTCTGATTCTTCTGGTGAATGGCTTGAAGCATCATGCCTTGACGCAAACCAGTCACGCAGAGGAGGGGAGAATCTAGGATCATCATATGGCAGTGGTCTTGGAGGAGAACGATAAGTATCGAACGAACTTTCAGATGAATCAATAGGGGTGGCTTCTATAGCTTGTGAAACTGCGTGGACCGTTCCAACTCGGAATAAAACAGTGTACTGCGAAAAAATGAGATAAACGATGTAATGATTTTATACCTGTATAAGATCTTCTTTTTTTGTTGAAGTCAGTAAGAGAGATAAGAAAAAAACTTGAGCAGGCAGGTGAACAAGAAACAGTTTGTagcatgtttttttttgtttggagTCGCCACAAAAGGCCAGTTACCGTAGAGAAGTGTGGGTTAAATATAGACAAGGCGACAGTAGTGAATTAGCTAGTTTCTTGTTGGCCCGTTCTTTCTTGTGTTAGTAGAGTATATAATATGTTGCCCAGGACTTGAGGTAATCCAACAGAAGAGGACATTGTTAGCATCGAATCAGTCTAACTATACCATATTCAAATGCTAACCCATTTTTGCATGTACCACCAAATCATACCACACCGGTTCTTGCTTAACAGAGAACATAAAGATATGTACTTCACCCGCAAGAAAATAAAGGTGATCAATTAGAAGTCAGCCATACAAGCTAATCTTTGTCAGACCAACCCTAAGGCAATCAAGAAACGGGGACTGAAACTTACGGCATTGATGAGCTGCTGGGTAAAACACCTGAGACACATGCAGTTCCTAAACGCACCGGAAGCCTGGTTGCCATGGTGGTCCGAGTAATCGGCCTGCAAACATGAGCAGAAAGCACCCATGACCCCCCACCAAAGTTATGCCTGAAAAGACCTTCTGGCGCCAAGACAGGGGCAGCCAACAGCCGCCGACAGGTTACCAACTCCTCAAAGGTAGGAGCAGAGCCTGTTTCTTGGCTACTCCGGGGGCAGGGCTCCTCGAAACGATACCTATCAACGGAAGCAAATCAGACCGTGCCGGAGAAATCAACCGTACTATTACTGAGAAATATTTTGTCCAATCGGATAATTGAACTGGACTCTGGCAGAATTATTATTTTGCCGGAAAGAAGATGGGGTACTAGGAGTAGCATTAGTCGTCCAGGGTACCTTGGATAGGGTAGTCCCGTGGGTATGGTGTGGTCGACTGGGTACCGATGGATATCGGAGAAGAGATGTCCGGCAGAATTCGATTGTCCGCGGCGAGCCGATAATCGGAGCAGGCTAGGGATTCTTTGCCGCCGAGGGAAGGAATCGCATCCGGCCGCCGCTTCAGGCGCGTGAAGAGGAGGGATCGGGGGAGGAGGGAGGGGGTTCTTGGCTCGGAGGTGGCAGGAGGTCTGGGTTTCGGCGAGGCGGGGAGAGGAAGAGGGGGCGAAGGGGATTGAGGGGGAGGGGAGAGACTTTTCTGGAAGAGAATCGAAGGGGAAGGTGGAGGTGGGGGTAGCGACGGAGGTCGGGGATGGCACGCGTCCCTCCGGAGGTGGGGGATGATCTCTCCTCGCGTCACCAGCTGCGCAGAGCAAAACGTAAAGCTTTCCGCGGCTAGATATACCCATCGCAAACTTGGTAAAGATTGTGATATGCAATCACACATTAATACACATGCTAATTTTAAATGATGTTAATAAGGCAGCCGGTGGCATATTCAGCAAGACGTTTAATAGGGACAAATTCTTCCGTATGAAGGTATGTACAATCAACCTCCTTCATAGGAAGGAGGAAAAAAACAATGATAGAGTTTTTTTTTTACGGGAAAATGGGTATTCCATTAACCAGAAAGCGCAGCAAGATCGCTGGCCAACAATTCCGATACAACCTGAGGCGGATCCTCCGCCCACCCCACACACTCGTCCTCTATCTCGACGCCATGTTTTGCCAGGCTATGGGCAACTTTATTACAATTACCAAACGAAAATTCAAATGCATCAAAGTCTCTAACGCTCTGTTTGGATGTTTGCATTGGGAGGCTTGGCATTGCATTGGGTTGAATGTCCAATAGCCAGGATATTGATATTAAGACCGAATGTCAATATTTCTGTTTGGATGTGTAGATATTGGAATCCATATATTATACTGAAGTCGAATACCAAAATGTTGTTTGGATGTTTAAAGTGAGGTATTTCAGTTATATGGGACTTTGATCATTATACTGTTTATAAATGCAATTTTGCAACCCATTACACGTATCAGTTCGACAAATAGAAACATACACACTCTCACAATCATTTTTTACAAGTTCATTTTACAAACAATTTCATATCACTCTCATAAGCAACATCACACTCACATCCAAAGCACATCCATACTAATTTGTATCTAGTTTTTGCAGAGAATAGATTGACAAAGTATTGATGCGATTCAACTTGATGGAAATCATAAGATTTTTCTCTTCAATTTATATCATCAATAGGAGACGTTACAGGAGAGGATACATAAGTCAAATAGTAACATAGGATAAAATATTGTGTATTACACGGTTTCAGTTATCTTATCTCTAACATGGATAGACCAGGGTGTAGATTGCCGGTCATCTTCTTCAACTCACCCGCGTGTGTTGCACACAAGTGAGTAGTGAGATCGAGCCTGAGCCTGTGTGGGGGAGAGAGCACGGCGACAGGGAAGAGGGTAGAAGGGAGGCCGGCCGCCGGTGCTTGGAAGCGGCAGGGGCAGCGGGCTGCGGCAACGAAGCTGTGCCGAACgcgggggctcggggtggaggtgCTGTAAAGACAGCCATGAGAGGGTGGAGCTGGAGGGGAGGGAAACTCGCAGGGGGAGCGCGGCGGGGCAGGAATACAGCGCCGTGCTCGtgccggaggaggagggcggGATGGGCGGCGGTGGTACCTGCGTCGCCGTCGATCCTTAGGTCGGGCGCAACTCGACTTCAGTCGAGGGGGTTGGGGGCTAGACGAGCCACATACGGGGAAGACGAGGGGAGGAGCGAATGCATAGCAATGTTTAGGTCCTGGCCTCTGTATTCGGGAGCGGGCTCGGTAGGCCAACTCTCGCGACCTCAATATTAAGCCCGAATATATCGCATGAATATCTAGGCCATCCAAACGCTCTGAATTCGGGATATTCGGGCCTGCAAGATACCAATGCCTAATACCAAGCCCGAAAGCAAACATCCAAACAAACCGTAATGCAATTGCTTCTAATCTCCCGTAGCAGGACACCAATCGTCGCCAGATCATGACTAGATGAGTTCAGGGCATTCACCAGGACCTGTGAGTCGGACTCAAAAATAACCCTGTGCATGCCCAGGGCAGCAGCTCCCTCCGTTGCCGCTACACATGCCTCCGTTTCAGCTTGCAGAGCGTCATGCAGGTGTCTCAGTttccctgctgctgctgctatgaATTCCCCCTCGTCCGTTCGCGCCACAAAACCCCAGGCTCCAGCTTCAGTTGACTGATGGAAAGCCGCATCAAAATTCACCTTAGTGAAATTCTCCATCGGCTTCTTCCACCCTGAGCTTAAGTGGTCAGTATTCCTTAACGTTGGCGTCTCGGACATCACCCTCTCCCCTTCCGTATCAAACTCTCGCCAATGCTTCTGGATAGTATGGCAGACCTGGTCCGTCGTTCTCACCAATTTTCCTGCATTTGCTTTATTTCTTGTTGTCCACCAGTCCCAGAGCAATACAAGCACAATtttccttctttggctttgtagtCCAAGCACGTGCGTCAAAACCTCCATTGGATTACTCGCTTGCAATAGGGACAGACCGACATCTTCAAGCATCAAGGTTCTCCACACCTGCTTCACACTCTTACATTTCAAAAACAGATGTCCCCCATCCTCATTCAATCGGTAACACATGGGACACTTGGTATCTAGATCAATCCTCTTTCTACTGATATTCATCCGGGTCGGTAAGCTATTCCGTGCCAGCCTCCACAAGAATATTTTGACCCGCCCCGGGAGTTTTATGCTCCATAGCTTCTTCCATAGCGGCTCCATCTCCTGCATTGCTGAGGATGTCGATGCTACACCACTCTTTTGTTTTTTCAGGCTCATGCCAAGGTGGTACGTCGACTTCATAGAGAACACCCCTTTCTTGTCTGGGTGCCACGCCACATTATCCTCCATACCGCCACGAATTGGGATTTTCATAATATCTTGCACATCCTCCTCACGGAACAGGCCTTGTAGCACCTCCAAATCCCATTGGTTAGACGTGGGATCGATCAAGTCCTCCACCTTCAGATCCTCTCCCAAGACATCCGGCGTCCGTGGCCTTCGTGTCACACCCCTCGGAATCCATGGGTCACTCCAAACCTTGATATTCTCTCCATTTCCAACTCTCCAAACCACTCCTTCTTTCAACAATCGAAGTCCTTGCAGAATACTACGCCAGGTGTAAGACATTCCTGGTTTGGGTGTGGCCTCCAGAATCGAGCATTCCGGGAAATACATAGCTTTTAGCACTACACAACATAACGAGTCTGGGTTCTGAAGCAATCTCTAGCTCTGTCTGGCAAGCATGGCTAGATTAAAGACATGGAGGTCTCTGAACCCCAGCCCTCCCTCTCGCTTCGCCCTGGTAAGACATTCCCAACTTACCCAATGGCATTTATTCTTACCCTCCTGTTGATCCCACCAGAAGTGACATATCATGGCACTAACTTCATCACAGAATGCTTTCGTCAGGTCAAAGCAAGACATCGCATATGTGGGGATCGCCTGTGCTATTGCTTTGATTAGAATCTCTTTCCCTGCTTTAGACGGGAGTTTTTCCTTCCAACCTTGTATACATTGCCAAATTCTCTCCTTCAAATATTCAAACTCCTTTGCTTTGAATGCACCCAAGTGGACCGGCAGACCTAGGTATCTTTCATTTCTAGACTCCCTCGGTATACCCAGGATGTTAAGAACTGTCTGCTTTGCTCCCCTTGTGgtaccctgatggcgtgtaactcacacgttcgttgggaaccccaagaggaaggtatgatgcgcacagcagcaagttttccctcagaaagaaaccaaggtttatcgaaccaggaggagccaagaagcacgttgaaggttgatggcggcgggatgtagtgcggcgcaacaccagggattccggcgccaacgtggaacctg
It includes:
- the LOC127295358 gene encoding E3 ubiquitin-protein ligase At3g02290; translated protein: MGAFCSCLQADYSDHHGNQASGAFRNCMCLRCFTQQLINAYTVLFRVGTVHAVSQAIEATPIDSSESSFDTYRSPPRPLPYDDPRFSPPLRDWFASRHDASSHSPEESEPLRADFDEEMETMSSVDKPSKTNYDTKMKRGSSAYGDKLSRKESGNYYTYFSPSAEDEDVCPTCLEDYTSENPRIVMQCSHHFHLGCIYEWMERSEACPVCGKKMEFNETT